The following coding sequences are from one uncultured Desulfobacter sp. window:
- a CDS encoding phage regulatory protein/antirepressor Ant encodes MITVEIAKSTGKRHDHIMRDTKVMLTDLYGEKSLPRFGESYVAENGQTYPCYRLPKKEVMVLITGYSIPLRMKIITRLEELEKRAGDPMAALNDPAVLRQILLGCTEKVLALEETVKEQAPKAAALDRIATADGSMNITSAAKHLQVRPKDLFRWLSENKWIYRRNGNKSYLAYQNRIQQGVMKHKVTSYINGDGAEQIHEQARLTPKGITKLAETFETSEI; translated from the coding sequence ATGATTACCGTCGAAATTGCGAAATCAACCGGCAAACGACATGACCATATAATGAGAGATACGAAAGTGATGCTGACCGATTTATACGGCGAAAAATCACTCCCCAGATTTGGGGAGTCGTATGTTGCAGAGAATGGCCAAACATATCCTTGCTATCGTTTGCCCAAAAAAGAGGTCATGGTATTGATAACTGGGTATTCCATCCCGCTCAGAATGAAAATCATCACCCGCCTTGAAGAGTTGGAAAAAAGAGCCGGTGACCCCATGGCCGCCCTTAATGATCCTGCAGTTCTGCGGCAAATCCTTCTTGGATGCACTGAAAAAGTGTTGGCGTTGGAAGAAACGGTCAAAGAACAGGCGCCCAAAGCTGCCGCCCTGGATCGAATCGCTACCGCTGACGGCTCCATGAATATCACATCCGCAGCCAAGCACCTCCAGGTCCGGCCCAAAGACCTATTCAGGTGGTTATCTGAAAACAAATGGATCTATCGCCGCAATGGAAACAAAAGCTATCTGGCTTATCAAAATCGAATCCAACAGGGCGTTATGAAGCATAAGGTCACCAGCTATATTAACGGAGATGGCGCTGAACAGATTCATGAACAGGCCCGGCTGACGCCCAAAGGCATCACAAAACTGGCTGAGACGTTTGAAACATCGGAAATTTAG
- a CDS encoding DUF6475 domain-containing protein — protein sequence MENKEREIKFSELLSGVSEMYGQSPSPAVFEIWFNTLKRFDFESISRAFSVHIQDPDHGKFMPRPSDIVRIIEGSGQDSAFQAWTKFEKALGMIGTYETVIFDDPIIHRVVQDIGGWTRQGQVTEKEKPYVKNEFIRRYQEIKSRGVIPEYPQKLTGISEGHNRLSGFLDMIPEPVLIGNQTKAKAVFLGGTSNPSLQISFNIDPGINGQIKCLPQKIEELNYGGEQ from the coding sequence ATGGAAAATAAAGAACGTGAAATAAAGTTTTCGGAACTTCTTTCCGGGGTTTCAGAGATGTATGGCCAAAGCCCATCCCCTGCAGTTTTTGAAATTTGGTTCAACACCCTTAAGCGGTTCGACTTTGAATCCATAAGCAGGGCCTTTTCCGTTCACATTCAAGACCCGGATCATGGCAAATTCATGCCCCGTCCTTCAGATATTGTCAGGATAATTGAGGGCAGTGGCCAGGACTCAGCTTTCCAGGCCTGGACAAAATTTGAAAAGGCCCTGGGTATGATTGGAACTTATGAGACTGTCATCTTTGATGATCCTATCATTCATCGGGTTGTTCAGGATATAGGCGGATGGACCCGGCAAGGCCAGGTCACGGAAAAGGAAAAGCCTTATGTTAAAAACGAATTCATCCGCCGCTATCAAGAAATTAAATCTCGTGGAGTTATACCGGAATATCCACAGAAGCTTACCGGAATATCAGAAGGCCATAACCGCTTAAGTGGGTTCCTGGACATGATCCCAGAGCCGGTCCTTATTGGAAATCAGACAAAAGCCAAGGCCGTTTTCCTTGGTGGAACTTCCAACCCATCACTTCAAATATCTTTTAACATCGACCCGGGAATTAACGGGCAAATAAAATGCTTACCCCAAAAAATAGAGGAGTTGAATTATGGAGGGGAGCAATAA
- a CDS encoding helix-turn-helix domain-containing protein yields the protein MKVKKIAVNEDGRRIGESHPMAKLTDCEVERLRQIREESGMTYRELAKKFGISYSSVQKICTYLRRAEWSVRYKLVPILTKNERKVKVYGRGKE from the coding sequence ATGAAGGTCAAAAAAATTGCGGTCAACGAGGATGGCCGCAGGATAGGAGAAAGTCACCCTATGGCAAAGCTCACGGATTGTGAGGTTGAGCGCTTAAGACAAATTAGGGAAGAATCGGGCATGACATACAGGGAACTCGCTAAAAAGTTTGGCATCTCTTACAGCTCTGTTCAGAAAATCTGTACTTATCTACGGCGGGCTGAATGGTCTGTTCGGTATAAGCTGGTTCCGATTTTGACAAAGAATGAAAGAAAGGTGAAGGTTTATGGGCGCGGTAAAGAATAA
- a CDS encoding transglycosylase SLT domain-containing protein, whose product MQKEQDEADQLRVDDALNKAKEESLRLQFGDGTDDGEKGFSNQKGIKALERPEDKPLADEYAEKLQKKIDELSDGLGNDQQRELFKRFANDIKTSLYGKALGHEAEESKNYALSVSEGIQSTAMQDIAKNWNSPGDIDAAVRRIQAETYRQAKLLGKSAEWQQATARNLTSGAHKLAAMTALENNDPVYAKAYLNKYSKQMNADDLAGVQKVLTKEIDIRAATQAANDILQSKPMQVGDASRAFNILIDAESGGRQLDKKGKPLTSSKGAIGIAQVMPETAKEAAKLAGLPWDEDKYKTNEAYNKALGMAYFQKQWQNFGDLAKAYAAYNAGPGALQKAVTQANKEGKHWLSYLPEETRNYVTKNMAAFDGGKGGVDRPTLEELDKALLNDPRIANNPERLKMARTELQRQYKMRTDAIKRQEEDSYHKALDMLFQNGGNFAGLPVDVRSKIPAEKRLKLISDAANIAKGQPIKNDSMVWAQIMSMPQEELAAMTPKAFHNEFRALLDDSHLEKGYSMIAAAKSAAEKAENAEPKHLEILSTAQRVKQAAQKNGILPYKKAPNKTEATNFCRFQDTIDQRLRAFEATQLQGKRKANSDELQKIIDEVIMDKVSLSKDWWLDPKGKVMGALSEDDKKAAYVLVGEKEVYLSSIPDKWRNLIIDALKKKNLPVTEQEIAELWVEKGEPK is encoded by the coding sequence ATGCAGAAAGAGCAGGACGAAGCAGATCAGCTTCGGGTTGACGACGCCCTGAATAAAGCCAAAGAAGAATCTTTGCGGCTCCAGTTTGGTGACGGCACAGATGATGGGGAAAAGGGGTTCTCAAATCAGAAGGGAATTAAAGCATTAGAGCGGCCAGAAGACAAACCATTAGCGGACGAGTATGCAGAGAAACTGCAAAAGAAAATTGACGAACTGTCTGACGGACTGGGAAACGATCAACAGCGCGAATTATTTAAACGGTTTGCCAATGATATAAAGACGTCTCTTTATGGCAAAGCCTTGGGCCATGAGGCGGAGGAATCAAAAAATTATGCTCTGAGTGTATCAGAGGGCATTCAATCCACAGCCATGCAGGACATTGCCAAGAACTGGAACAGCCCCGGCGATATTGACGCTGCTGTCAGGCGGATACAGGCCGAGACTTACCGACAGGCTAAACTACTCGGGAAGTCTGCCGAGTGGCAGCAGGCCACAGCCAGAAATCTCACCAGCGGTGCCCACAAACTGGCAGCCATGACAGCCCTTGAAAATAATGACCCTGTTTATGCCAAGGCCTATCTTAATAAATACAGCAAACAGATGAATGCCGACGATTTAGCAGGCGTTCAGAAAGTGCTGACCAAAGAGATTGATATCAGAGCAGCAACCCAGGCCGCAAATGATATCTTGCAGTCTAAACCCATGCAGGTTGGTGATGCTTCCAGGGCCTTTAATATTCTCATTGATGCCGAATCCGGTGGTCGGCAACTGGATAAAAAAGGAAAGCCGCTTACCTCTTCAAAGGGTGCAATAGGGATTGCCCAGGTGATGCCCGAAACGGCCAAAGAAGCGGCTAAGCTTGCTGGCCTGCCATGGGACGAAGATAAGTACAAAACGAATGAAGCCTATAACAAAGCCCTTGGCATGGCGTATTTCCAAAAGCAGTGGCAAAATTTCGGGGATCTTGCCAAGGCTTATGCCGCTTATAATGCTGGCCCCGGCGCCCTGCAAAAAGCTGTTACACAGGCGAACAAAGAAGGAAAACACTGGCTATCATATCTCCCGGAAGAGACCCGGAATTATGTGACCAAAAACATGGCTGCATTCGACGGCGGCAAAGGTGGAGTAGATAGGCCTACCCTTGAAGAACTTGACAAGGCCTTGCTGAACGACCCCAGGATTGCAAACAACCCGGAGCGGTTGAAGATGGCCAGGACGGAACTCCAACGGCAATATAAGATGCGGACAGACGCCATCAAGCGTCAGGAGGAAGATTCTTATCATAAAGCCCTGGATATGCTGTTTCAAAACGGCGGGAATTTTGCCGGGCTGCCGGTTGATGTTAGGTCCAAAATTCCGGCGGAAAAAAGGTTAAAGCTGATTAGTGATGCTGCAAATATCGCAAAAGGACAGCCCATAAAAAATGATTCTATGGTGTGGGCGCAGATAATGTCTATGCCTCAAGAAGAATTGGCGGCCATGACCCCCAAGGCTTTCCACAATGAGTTCAGAGCACTCCTGGACGATTCTCACTTAGAAAAAGGCTATTCTATGATTGCTGCAGCCAAAAGCGCAGCAGAGAAAGCAGAAAATGCTGAACCAAAACACTTGGAAATTTTATCAACCGCACAGCGTGTTAAACAGGCTGCTCAAAAAAATGGAATACTGCCCTATAAAAAAGCCCCGAACAAAACAGAGGCAACTAATTTTTGCAGATTCCAAGACACCATTGATCAACGATTGCGGGCATTTGAAGCCACACAATTGCAAGGGAAACGCAAAGCCAATTCTGATGAGCTTCAAAAAATCATAGATGAAGTCATTATGGACAAGGTCTCTTTGTCCAAGGATTGGTGGCTTGATCCAAAAGGGAAAGTGATGGGCGCGTTATCCGAGGACGACAAAAAAGCCGCTTATGTTCTTGTCGGAGAGAAGGAGGTCTACCTGTCAAGCATCCCGGATAAGTGGCGGAACCTAATAATTGATGCATTAAAAAAGAAAAACCTGCCTGTGACGGAGCAAGAGATTGCTGAATTGTGGGTTGAGAAAGGAGAACCAAAATGA
- a CDS encoding AAA family ATPase, translating into MQDTHTIEQAPMADFFGWKYHPFADTYEQRKLWLPKEDLRKLDTIKRLLHHGKSTALCGPSGTGKTTLIHALVSDLDRNAYLPVMLPYAGHPRNGLTRILAQTLGVDIKSRGMPLITRVQQHIESLSNQANSRHPVLIVDDAQRIESDSLWDLCSLLVQTLQQRSAASLILVGDDSLLRQLRLYAMAPIRSRLTGIMKINAMNEYETQHFIESRLKNAQAPSDLFTKEAMDLIASSTRGNRRGVMNMATICLEEAYYHNEKNVTAELIYNSEWFNESE; encoded by the coding sequence ATGCAAGACACCCATACCATAGAACAGGCGCCCATGGCCGATTTTTTTGGCTGGAAGTACCATCCCTTTGCCGACACCTATGAACAGCGCAAACTCTGGCTACCCAAAGAGGACCTGCGCAAACTCGATACCATAAAACGTTTGCTGCACCATGGCAAAAGCACCGCACTGTGCGGCCCTTCAGGGACCGGAAAAACCACCTTGATTCATGCATTGGTATCGGATCTGGATCGAAATGCATACCTCCCGGTTATGCTGCCCTATGCCGGTCATCCAAGAAACGGACTGACACGCATTCTTGCCCAGACCCTCGGGGTGGATATAAAAAGCCGGGGAATGCCTTTGATTACAAGGGTTCAGCAGCATATTGAATCCTTATCCAACCAGGCCAACTCACGTCATCCGGTGCTGATCGTCGATGATGCTCAGCGCATCGAATCCGACTCCCTCTGGGATCTTTGTTCTCTTCTGGTCCAAACCTTACAACAGAGAAGCGCAGCCTCTCTTATCCTTGTCGGGGACGACTCTCTGCTCAGGCAACTTCGACTTTATGCAATGGCACCGATACGATCCCGGCTCACCGGCATTATGAAAATCAATGCCATGAACGAGTATGAAACCCAGCATTTTATCGAAAGCCGTCTTAAAAATGCACAAGCTCCATCGGACCTGTTTACCAAAGAAGCAATGGATTTGATCGCAAGTTCCACCCGGGGAAACAGACGGGGCGTAATGAATATGGCGACGATCTGTCTTGAGGAGGCCTATTATCACAATGAAAAAAATGTGACTGCCGAGCTCATTTACAACTCGGAATGGTTCAACGAATCTGAGTGA
- a CDS encoding DDE-type integrase/transposase/recombinase, with amino-acid sequence MPIPDPADLAVWRYGIISSLLHRNEEVETMEEALIRIAGVQYRRPDGQFVSFSPETLRKWFYRYRNGGLPALNDAQRKNTGTHHAVPRAISDRLFQLRQEHPRWTFARLIEQLVQDKVWDMQSPARSTLYRFARTCNLQRDPHLTVHDPARPFQYQFFGQMWTADFLHGPKIRVNSQKRKTYLHAIIDDATRYVVHAGFFTSEGTEVMMMALMATVRTHGKPRRFYTDNGACYASKHLKFVCANLGIHLIHTPPGQPRGRGKVERFFRTVRDQFLEGKNAPAHTLDGLNKAFSQWLSTYHRRIHSSLGMTPLQKRLGHQSACIPLPETIDIEPLFRMKRRCKVYLNNTVRLKKRSYEVADALPGQRLDIWFMPWNLDRIWYGPEMKPAKPIDPIQNAYRGR; translated from the coding sequence ATGCCAATACCTGACCCAGCCGATCTCGCTGTCTGGCGATACGGCATTATCAGCAGTCTTCTTCATCGAAATGAAGAGGTAGAGACCATGGAGGAGGCACTGATCAGAATTGCCGGAGTTCAGTATCGCCGGCCTGACGGTCAATTTGTGTCCTTTTCTCCGGAAACCTTAAGAAAATGGTTTTATCGTTATCGGAACGGCGGCCTGCCGGCGTTAAACGATGCCCAAAGAAAAAACACCGGCACCCACCATGCCGTACCCAGGGCGATCTCGGACCGATTGTTTCAACTGCGGCAGGAACATCCCAGATGGACTTTTGCCCGTTTGATCGAACAGCTGGTTCAGGATAAAGTCTGGGATATGCAGTCTCCGGCCCGTTCCACGCTTTATCGCTTTGCCCGGACATGCAACCTTCAACGAGATCCCCATTTGACGGTGCATGATCCGGCTCGACCCTTTCAATATCAGTTCTTTGGTCAAATGTGGACTGCAGACTTTCTTCACGGCCCAAAGATCAGAGTGAACAGCCAAAAACGCAAAACCTATCTGCATGCCATTATTGACGATGCCACAAGATATGTGGTTCATGCCGGTTTTTTTACCAGTGAGGGCACCGAGGTAATGATGATGGCACTGATGGCCACCGTTCGAACCCATGGCAAGCCGCGTCGGTTCTATACGGACAACGGGGCCTGTTACGCAAGCAAGCATCTTAAATTTGTTTGTGCCAACCTGGGTATCCATCTGATCCATACGCCGCCGGGCCAACCCAGGGGAAGGGGTAAAGTGGAACGATTCTTCCGGACCGTCCGGGATCAGTTCCTTGAGGGCAAAAATGCCCCGGCCCATACTCTGGACGGGTTGAACAAGGCCTTTTCACAATGGCTGTCGACTTATCATCGGCGTATTCACAGCAGCCTGGGCATGACCCCTTTGCAGAAACGGCTTGGGCATCAAAGTGCCTGCATCCCTCTACCGGAAACGATTGATATCGAGCCTTTATTTAGAATGAAGCGCCGGTGCAAAGTTTACCTGAATAATACCGTCAGGCTTAAAAAGCGGTCCTATGAGGTGGCAGACGCCTTACCCGGCCAGCGCCTCGACATCTGGTTTATGCCATGGAACCTTGACCGAATCTGGTACGGACCGGAAATGAAACCGGCCAAACCAATTGATCCCATCCAAAACGCATATAGAGGGAGGTAA
- a CDS encoding transposase → MKESIIRNQSSAKEKQQVRCCHCSSSLTIRNGTYPRNHPQDDTEIRVQRYLCKSPLCPWKSFSVLPESIMPVVRHTLEAICCCAAMVSAGMNQAQTARFFGCTRGVAKRLRIFSQKFMPWFSREKTVAEWGPDPPSFWPDFTRDVSQSFFPGRWVKLPSTQNIHC, encoded by the coding sequence ATGAAAGAAAGCATAATAAGAAATCAGTCATCTGCCAAGGAAAAACAACAGGTTCGTTGCTGCCATTGTTCGAGTTCTTTGACCATCCGCAACGGAACCTATCCGCGAAATCATCCCCAAGACGACACAGAAATAAGGGTTCAGCGCTATTTGTGCAAATCGCCCCTGTGTCCATGGAAAAGTTTTTCTGTTCTTCCTGAATCCATCATGCCGGTCGTCCGTCACACCCTTGAGGCGATATGCTGCTGCGCAGCCATGGTCAGTGCCGGAATGAACCAGGCACAGACGGCAAGATTCTTTGGGTGCACCCGGGGTGTTGCTAAACGGCTCAGGATCTTTTCTCAAAAATTCATGCCCTGGTTTTCCCGGGAAAAGACTGTTGCCGAATGGGGGCCGGATCCGCCCTCCTTCTGGCCGGACTTTACCAGGGATGTTTCCCAGAGTTTTTTCCCTGGAAGATGGGTTAAATTACCATCAACACAAAACATACATTGTTAA
- a CDS encoding HD domain-containing protein → MDIFKKFGKRKHRFRDPIYGFIELNDSELKIIDTPIFQRLRRIHQLALTKYVYPSAEHSRFTHSIGVLNVATEIFLNIYANSDPALLSKNTEDQLSDIANKLQILRFATLLHDIGHLPFSHAAENLILEGKASHERLGQYIIKNYPPIRQAIEERDIDPQIVAMLLDDKPLGEYFILKNIVSGQLDADRADYLLRDSYVCGVKYGEYDYKRYIQSFFLRENQYGLPQLCIEEKNVYLVESFLMARYHYNLQVPYHRTRSGYDITLKKYIEFLKDEDRFPEFIKFDKNDKIKSMDFDQFEIFDDYSIFELIKADYIKGGNIWAKMLMRQEHLVPVFDHIKAADGDNMHEYKGILKGLADELEENKDFFRYKKVLKVSKLLQKTDMVSDQYPLGLIVNDKPEPENILDYSNILNQLVKPIEIFRIYTLKRHQEKALELSRKTFEFFKELKDV, encoded by the coding sequence ATGGATATTTTTAAGAAATTTGGAAAAAGAAAACATAGATTTAGAGATCCGATTTATGGATTTATCGAATTGAATGATTCAGAACTTAAAATCATAGATACACCTATATTCCAAAGGCTTAGGCGGATTCACCAATTGGCGTTAACTAAATATGTTTACCCTTCAGCTGAACATTCCAGGTTCACACATTCCATTGGAGTATTAAACGTAGCAACAGAAATTTTTCTCAATATATACGCAAATAGCGACCCTGCTCTACTTTCAAAAAATACTGAAGACCAACTCAGTGATATCGCAAATAAACTACAGATTTTAAGGTTTGCCACATTATTGCACGATATTGGACACCTCCCATTTTCCCATGCCGCTGAAAACCTAATTCTCGAAGGGAAAGCCTCGCATGAACGACTGGGCCAGTATATTATCAAAAATTACCCCCCGATAAGACAGGCTATTGAAGAAAGGGATATTGATCCGCAAATTGTCGCCATGCTGTTGGATGATAAACCTCTTGGAGAATATTTTATTTTAAAAAATATTGTCTCCGGCCAATTGGATGCAGACCGTGCAGATTATCTCTTAAGAGATTCTTATGTTTGCGGTGTCAAATATGGTGAATACGATTATAAGCGATACATCCAGTCATTCTTTTTACGAGAAAACCAATACGGACTACCCCAGTTGTGTATTGAAGAAAAAAATGTATATCTCGTTGAATCATTTTTAATGGCACGGTACCATTACAATTTACAAGTCCCTTACCATCGTACTCGTTCTGGATATGATATCACTTTAAAGAAATATATTGAATTTTTGAAAGATGAAGACAGATTTCCAGAATTCATTAAGTTTGACAAAAACGATAAAATCAAATCGATGGATTTTGATCAATTTGAAATTTTTGATGACTATAGCATTTTCGAACTGATCAAAGCTGACTATATTAAGGGTGGTAATATTTGGGCAAAAATGTTAATGCGTCAGGAACATCTAGTCCCAGTTTTTGATCACATCAAAGCTGCTGATGGCGACAATATGCATGAATACAAAGGCATTCTTAAAGGGCTGGCAGATGAATTGGAAGAAAATAAGGACTTTTTTAGATACAAAAAAGTTTTAAAAGTTTCCAAGCTTTTGCAAAAAACGGATATGGTTTCTGATCAATATCCACTTGGATTGATCGTTAATGATAAACCAGAACCTGAGAATATACTGGATTATTCCAACATATTAAACCAGCTTGTAAAACCAATAGAAATCTTCAGAATCTACACATTGAAAAGGCATCAAGAAAAGGCGCTTGAATTGAGCCGAAAGACTTTTGAATTTTTCAAAGAATTAAAAGATGTATAG
- a CDS encoding ISKra4 family transposase, translating into MNPAVSLSAVEHLPSPVIDPGQKCYDDIVNFLNSKENHSVKLSDLEQELEKRGRELMRILLQEHLDKLGPSHCEEPVCGADGIVRPKVRPQDRKIETVFGTVSESRAGYGNKGVASLHPLDARLNLPPELYSLELRRRVAENASKSSFDETVETIKKTTGADIPKRQVEELTQRAARDFDAFYEIRQCSPADETVTGPILVITTDGKGVVMHEQDLREQTRKAARKRKPQMESRLSKGEKKNAKRMATVAAVYTIDTFKRTPQDLLPGNDKSNTKTSPHPEQKRVWASLEKSAEQVIASAFSEASHRDPNHEKHWVALVDGENQQLRILKRMAKRQNVALTIIVDIIHVIEYLWKAGRAFHPKSGPELEKWVQYRLAKVLDGKAGLMAGGMRRSATLKKFTDKQRKPVEACATYLKNKAPYLEYHHYLDLGLPIATGVIEGACRHLVKDRMDITGAKWRLSSAEAVLRLRALRSSNDFDEYWNFHEACEYERNHRALYQHGEVPATKLPKPSPKRRGHLKVIK; encoded by the coding sequence ATGAATCCAGCGGTTTCCCTTTCTGCTGTGGAGCATTTACCTTCCCCCGTCATTGATCCGGGGCAAAAATGCTATGATGATATTGTCAATTTTCTTAATTCCAAGGAGAATCATTCAGTGAAACTCAGTGATTTGGAACAAGAACTTGAAAAACGAGGACGTGAGCTGATGCGCATCCTGCTTCAGGAACATTTAGACAAGCTCGGTCCCAGTCATTGTGAAGAGCCGGTCTGTGGAGCCGATGGCATTGTTCGACCGAAAGTGAGGCCACAGGATCGAAAAATCGAAACCGTATTTGGAACGGTATCGGAAAGTCGTGCCGGATATGGAAACAAGGGCGTGGCAAGTTTGCACCCGTTGGATGCCCGATTGAATCTTCCCCCAGAACTTTATTCCCTCGAACTTCGTCGCCGTGTGGCTGAAAACGCTTCAAAGAGTTCTTTTGACGAGACTGTCGAAACGATCAAGAAAACCACTGGAGCCGATATTCCCAAACGTCAGGTAGAAGAGTTAACACAGCGAGCAGCTCGGGATTTTGACGCATTTTATGAAATACGGCAATGCAGCCCGGCGGATGAGACAGTTACTGGTCCAATACTGGTAATCACCACCGATGGTAAGGGCGTGGTAATGCATGAGCAGGACCTGCGGGAACAAACCCGGAAAGCTGCCCGGAAACGAAAGCCTCAGATGGAAAGCCGGCTATCCAAAGGGGAAAAGAAAAATGCCAAGCGAATGGCAACCGTTGCCGCTGTATATACTATAGATACGTTTAAACGTACGCCCCAAGACTTGCTTCCGGGGAATGACAAGTCGAATACAAAAACAAGCCCTCACCCGGAACAAAAGCGTGTATGGGCAAGCCTTGAAAAATCAGCCGAGCAGGTCATTGCATCGGCCTTTTCTGAGGCCTCCCACCGTGATCCCAACCACGAAAAACATTGGGTTGCCTTAGTGGACGGCGAAAATCAACAACTACGAATCCTGAAACGTATGGCCAAAAGACAAAATGTGGCCCTTACGATCATTGTTGATATTATTCATGTTATTGAATACCTCTGGAAAGCTGGCAGGGCATTTCATCCCAAATCCGGCCCGGAGCTTGAAAAATGGGTCCAGTACCGCTTGGCTAAAGTACTCGATGGCAAGGCCGGATTGATGGCAGGGGGGATGCGTAGAAGTGCTACATTAAAAAAATTTACAGACAAACAACGTAAACCTGTAGAAGCCTGCGCAACGTATTTGAAAAATAAAGCACCGTACCTTGAATACCATCATTATCTTGACCTTGGCCTCCCTATTGCCACAGGAGTTATTGAGGGCGCATGTCGTCATCTTGTAAAGGACCGAATGGATATAACTGGTGCCAAATGGCGGTTGTCCAGTGCTGAAGCAGTGTTGCGTCTGCGTGCCTTGCGGAGTAGTAACGATTTTGATGAGTATTGGAATTTTCATGAAGCCTGCGAATACGAACGTAATCACCGGGCTCTTTATCAACATGGTGAGGTTCCGGCTACAAAGCTACCAAAACCTTCACCGAAACGACGGGGGCATCTAAAAGTGATCAAGTAA
- a CDS encoding DUF4338 domain-containing protein: MQIKQQTFCGRKFTGKEIALIQEVVATCGGLSRRELAHTVCELLEWKRPNDRLKVRECSDFLELLEAKGALTLPEKKQQTKIVFHKSIPQTPCKQPHSTLRGSVEEFTPLEIQRVQNREQRDLFKELIGRHHYLGYAMPFGARLQYLIYVNRPHREIVGCIQFSSPAWRMRARDEWIGWTDERRKVALQKVVNNSRFLILAPIQNLASMILSCSLRELRDDWEQQYGLKPMLVETLVDRQQFHGGCYRASTWIELGKTTGRGRMDRFGKRHGADVKTILVYPLEKDAVHQLREGI, encoded by the coding sequence ATGCAAATCAAGCAACAAACCTTTTGTGGTCGAAAGTTTACCGGTAAAGAAATCGCATTAATCCAGGAAGTCGTTGCTACCTGTGGAGGCCTTAGCCGACGAGAACTGGCACATACCGTATGCGAACTTCTGGAATGGAAACGCCCTAATGATCGGCTAAAAGTCCGGGAATGTAGTGATTTTTTGGAGCTTTTAGAGGCCAAGGGAGCTCTAACCCTTCCTGAAAAGAAACAACAAACAAAGATCGTTTTTCACAAGAGTATTCCCCAAACACCCTGTAAGCAACCCCACAGCACTTTGCGTGGCAGCGTAGAAGAATTTACACCTCTTGAGATACAGCGGGTTCAGAATCGAGAGCAGAGGGATCTGTTTAAGGAACTCATCGGTCGCCATCATTACCTGGGATATGCAATGCCTTTTGGCGCCAGATTGCAGTATCTGATTTATGTAAACCGTCCCCATCGAGAAATTGTGGGGTGCATCCAGTTCTCAAGCCCTGCCTGGCGGATGCGTGCTCGCGATGAATGGATCGGTTGGACAGATGAAAGGCGTAAGGTCGCTCTACAAAAGGTGGTGAACAACAGCCGTTTTCTGATCCTTGCTCCCATCCAAAATTTAGCGAGCATGATACTGTCATGTAGTCTCCGGGAACTCAGAGATGATTGGGAACAGCAGTATGGTCTTAAACCCATGCTGGTAGAGACATTGGTGGATCGACAACAATTCCACGGTGGCTGTTATCGGGCATCGACCTGGATTGAGTTGGGGAAAACCACTGGTCGTGGGCGCATGGACCGATTCGGCAAACGTCATGGCGCTGATGTAAAAACCATATTAGTATATCCACTGGAAAAAGATGCTGTTCACCAACTCAGGGAGGGGATATGA
- a CDS encoding PLDc N-terminal domain-containing protein yields MTPKELVLYVLLIVGVSFALTMLALVDLLKKDFSTPKEKFVWHLVAIVPVIGWLFYFTLGAKKGTRKNFDAK; encoded by the coding sequence ATGACACCCAAAGAACTTGTTTTGTATGTACTTCTCATTGTCGGCGTATCCTTTGCCCTGACCATGCTTGCATTGGTCGATCTGCTTAAGAAAGATTTTTCAACGCCCAAAGAAAAATTTGTATGGCACCTTGTGGCCATTGTTCCGGTCATCGGCTGGCTGTTTTATTTTACCCTGGGCGCCAAAAAGGGCACCCGTAAAAATTTTGATGCAAAGTAA